The genomic segment CGGACTTCAGTTTTTCTTGATCAGGTCCCGTGGTCAGAAAAAACTCCAACAACAGTgcgctccaaaagtattggaacagcgacacattttgttgttttggctctgcgCTCTAGCACCTtgaatttgaaatgatacaatggctaaatataatttgagggtattgtcattaaccgtttagaaattacagcacttttacTACATATCGCCCCATTTTAAGGgaacaaaagtattgggacaaattcacttatgtgtattatagttaaaagtttagtatttggtcccatattcctagcaagcaatgattacatcaagcttgtgactctacaaacttgttggatgcatttgctgtttgttttggttgtgtttcagataattATGTGCCCATTAGAactgaatggtaaataatgtagtgtcattttggagtcacttttattgtaaataagaatagaatatgtttctaaacacttctacattaatgtgaatGCTAACATTATtaaggataatcctgaatgaatcgtgaataatgatgagtgagaaagttaaatgcacaaaattacaaatatcatacccccaaaatTAAATTACAACTATCATACCCCCAAAACAATGCCAacatcccctgttattgtaatggtgagaggttagcatgtcttgggggtatgatttttgtgcgtctaactttctcactcaacaTTATTCATGACTGATTCAGGACTGTATATATCACTATATATCAGTCTACGGACATACAGTATATCGTCTATGGCTATATATCGATCTATGGACATCTATCATGGTGAAATTGGTTGATTTGGGTCAAAGGCACCAACCTGGTCATTGAGCCAGTTCTGATGGTCCAGCGTAGACAAATCTTCCAGAGTCAGAGCGTGCTTGTTGTAGACCACCCGGAAAGCGGGCATCAGTCTATGCGCTAGGACAGCCTGGTACTTCATTACTACTGCAGAGATGAAAGACTTCCTATGAAAGAGGGCAGAACAGAACATTGTTTTGTTGTTTAGTAGAGAGCCTCATAATTCCTAGAGCCCTGTGTTTTTCCTTGACCATGTGACCTCAACAGGAGGGGCCTTAGTTATAGGTTATACCTAGGGTCTAGAGTTGTCCAGAGCCAGAGATATAAGATATAGCTAGGGCCTAGAGCAGggcagtccaaccctcttcctggagatctatagtcctgtaggttttcagtccaaccctaacctAAAATACCTGATTCAGCTTGGTGAGCAGAGAATAAACAGATAATAaatagaatcaggtgtgctaaattacagttggactgaaaacctacaggacggtagatctctaggaagagggttggactgaaaacctacaggacggtagatctctaGGAAGAGGGtaggactgaaaacctacaggacggtagatctctaggaagagggttggactgaaaacctacaggacggtagatctctaggaagagggttggactgaaaacctacaggacggtagatctctaggaagagggttggactgaaaacctacaggacggtagatctctaGGAAGAGGGTAGGACTGACTACAGACataagagggttggactgaaaacctacaggacggtagatctctaGGAAGAGGGTTggctgaaaacctacaggacggtaatctctaggaagagggttgggctgaaaacctacaggacggtagatctctaggaagagggttggactgaaaacctacaggacggtagatctctaggaagagggttggactgaaaacctacaggacggtagatctctaggaagagggttggactgaaaacctacaggacggtagatctctaggaagagggttggactgaaaacctacaggacggtagatctctaggaagagggttggactgaaaacctacaggacggtagatctctaggaagagggttgggcagccctgaccTAGTTTTTCCAAGTCAGGGCATACTACTCATATTGTATTATTAAGTGAGGGAACCAAAACCATGTCTTCTCTGTTGTACTTGCCCCTTAGTAAGGTCAGTGTTCAGCTTCTTGTTGAGGTGCCTCAGTACATCGCTCTTGCTCAATGGGATGAAACTTCCGTACTTCACATAGAAGCAGTCAAGAAACTCTacggagagagaaagaacatTAGGCACTCAAGGCAGCACTTAAGGAAACATTTTTAAAGTTTAAGGAAAAAAACAGTACCATGGATGAGCTTCGTTGTTGCTTCCCAGCTGACTTCTGTGGACGCCCGCTGGCTCTGAGGTGGATATGGCAAGGCTCGCTTTGTCGCCAACGTGGCCTGTTTAGTGGCGGTGGTCGCATCCCCAGCTCTGACTATGCCCTGGTCCTCCTCCTCGACAGGGTTGCCACACAGAACTGATGtgcccacagacagacacaccttcTGGTCCGAGCACCCCTTTGCCTGAATAAGTAAACTGTATTTAGCTATTTTAGATGTTATTGCTGTCAGTATAGGTCCCTTGTATTGTCCTTTTATTGATTTATACATGTTTTTGGATAGGCCTGAGCATATAAATGGACTTGATATGTGCTCATGGACTTTGTATTGACTGCTATGTTGGTGTAATGCAATTTGAACTTGCCTGGCTGTCCTCTGCACTGTCCAGGCCTTGACCATCACATCCAATGGCAGTAGTGACcacttctcttccctctcctacCTTCTTCCATTTCTGGCTTCCCTCCaattccccagtgtatttatTTGACGTCTGTGTGTTCGCAATAGACAGGAGGAGCCTCCTGGTTTTCTCCAGTCTTTTAGCTCTGATCATGGAGACCCAGAGGAGACACCTGGCTCTCCGCCACTTCCTGTGCCCCCACTTCCGCCACGCCTGGCACCAGAACTGGATGTTACACCAGCGCCGTGACTGCCTCTTGTGTcgcatggagagaggggagactccTTTTACGGTGAGCTTTAGGCCCCTTAGGTCCTTTCTCCGGCATTGTCTACGCTTTGTGGGTCTAATACGGGTTGGGTATGGGTCGTAGACCTGTGCCACAGGGCTGCAGCAGAGGTAAGAGCCGTGTGTGACTGGGAGGGGCTGTCTATTGATGTGCACTGTGGAGGGAGAGTAAGGGGAGTGCATGGAGGGGGAATGACTCAGGGACAGGTCAGAACTGGTATGCGACACAGAGATCTGCTTTAGATCTGATCTCAGATTTGCTTGAGTGTTGTCTGTGGGAGGGACGCACTCAGAGTCAGGTTCAAGCCCATGGTTGCCAATAGCTACACTAGGGAGGACTGGAGCATAGATGATGGAAGGCTCCATTTTAGGTTTGTGCTTTTTCCTGCTCTTGAGTGGGGGCGGGACTAATAGCTCTAGCCTTGAGTTTGATTGGACGGCTGAGAACTCACAGCTTTTGAGTGATTGACTCTGATCGGTCGAGGTCTCCAGGGGATGGCTCCCCATTTCAGTGCCTTCAGGTGGGTCAGATGAAGGAAAACCAGAGACATGACCCTTGCCTTCCCTTTTGCCCTGCTTTGCCTCCTCAGCCGACGGGCTACACGCTGAGCGAAACATGCCCTTAGATGTTGTTTTGTTTTCAAAATAGCTAAATGAACCAAAAACTATTTCTAAACACAATTATGTTAGCTAACAGTGTTACCTACTCTCTGGCATTGTCATTTCAGAGTGAGGACATAGCCTTATTTGACTATACTTCACGTTACACACTGCACAACAATGTTTTGATTGGCTACCATGAATCCTAACTACcggtatgctagctagctagctaattttaaCCACGTTTGAAGCGAGCCCTCACGTGTCATGTCAGAGCCTCCAACAACACACAAAAAGGTTTTGGGACCATAGCGTGTAGCAAAAGAATTCTCTAACCAAAATGTAGCACACACTATTAGACGTCAGCATGTTTAGTATTGTCTTGCCTGACTCAAATGAATTCACAAATATGTAGCAACATGTATTTACCCAAATGAGCCGATACCTGCACCACCTAGCTTTCGTGTACTCTCTCTTTGCCTGGCCTACCAGACGCCTGTAACGGAATATATCACGACTGATTGTGTCGAATTCATGCACGCGGTCGCACGTTGAATACGTCACGACACTGGCTACCGtggtcactagttaccacagccacaaagtaaaaaTGGGTCTTAATTTAAGGGTAGGGTTATGTATAAGGTCAGCAGGGTGGTTAGGTTTAAAAATCCAATTTCGAAAATGTAAATTGTAGACATAGGCGGGGTTAaaccataattatgactttgtggctgtgataACTAGATACGACCGCTACCAATCAGAATCAGACGAATACattgaataataataaatacatgaATTGATTCAAATACAATAAATGATGGTCAGTCAAATATAGCCCGTGGGTTTCTGAAAAAGCAAAAGAAGGATGAGAGATGCCACGTTATGCCATTTTGCTCATTTTACCACCATACATGTCAATGTATGTGttattttcatgtctctctctctctctctctctctctctctctctctctctctctctctctctcgctctcaattcaattcaatttaagggctttattggcatgggaaacgtatgttaacattgccaaagcaagtgaagtagatagcaaacaaaagtgaaataaacaataaatattaacagttaacattacactcagaagttccaaaagaataaagacatttcaaatgtcatattatgtatatatacagtgttgtaacaatgtgcaaatagttaaagtacaaatgggaagataaataaacataaatatgggttgtatttacaatggtgtttgttcttcactggttgcccttttcttgtggcaacaggtcacaaatcttgctgctgtgatggcacactgtggtatttcacccagtagataagggagtttatcaaaattgggtttgttttcgaattctttgtggatctgtgtaatctgagggaaatatgtgtctctaatatggtttccacctcattttgtgggcagtgtgcacatagcctgtcttcgcttgagagccaggtctgcctacggcggcctttctcaatagcaaggctatgctcactatgtacatagtcaaagctt from the Coregonus clupeaformis isolate EN_2021a chromosome 14, ASM2061545v1, whole genome shotgun sequence genome contains:
- the LOC121580690 gene encoding uncharacterized protein LOC121580690 isoform X1 — encoded protein: MFRSACSPSAEEAKQGKREGKGHVSGFPSSDPPEGTEMGSHPLETSTDQSQSLKSCEFSAVQSNSRLELLVPPPLKSRKKHKPKMEPSIIYAPVLPSVAIGNHGLEPDSECVPPTDNTQANLRSDLKQISVSHTSSDLSLSHSPSMHSPYSPSTVHINRQPLPVTHGSYLCCSPVAQVYDPYPTRIRPTKRRQCRRKDLRGLKLTVKGVSPLSMRHKRQSRRWCNIQFWCQAWRKWGHRKWRRARCLLWVSMIRAKRLEKTRRLLLSIANTQTSNKYTGELEGSQKWKKVGEGREVVTTAIGCDGQGLDSAEDSQAKGCSDQKVCLSVGTSVLCGNPVEEEDQGIVRAGDATTATKQATLATKRALPYPPQSQRASTEVSWEATTKLIHEFLDCFYVKYGSFIPLSKSDVLRHLNKKLNTDLTKGKSFISAVVMKYQAVLAHRLMPAFRVVYNKHALTLEDLSTLDHQNWLNDQVMNMYGELIMESAQHKVHFFNSFFHRQLMTKGYEGVKRWTKKVDLFSKALLLVPIHLEIHWCLVTVDTASKRIHLYDSQGIVFKEAAENVLRYIKTEARERMQTAFQSGWKMYINERIPQQTNENDCGVFVLEYCRCLALGKPLQFSQGDMPTVRKRIYRELCECKLQELQN
- the LOC121580690 gene encoding sentrin-specific protease 5 isoform X2; its protein translation is MIRAKRLEKTRRLLLSIANTQTSNKYTGELEGSQKWKKVGEGREVVTTAIGCDGQGLDSAEDSQAKGCSDQKVCLSVGTSVLCGNPVEEEDQGIVRAGDATTATKQATLATKRALPYPPQSQRASTEVSWEATTKLIHEFLDCFYVKYGSFIPLSKSDVLRHLNKKLNTDLTKGKSFISAVVMKYQAVLAHRLMPAFRVVYNKHALTLEDLSTLDHQNWLNDQVMNMYGELIMESAQHKVHFFNSFFHRQLMTKGYEGVKRWTKKVDLFSKALLLVPIHLEIHWCLVTVDTASKRIHLYDSQGIVFKEAAENVLRYIKTEARERMQTAFQSGWKMYINERIPQQTNENDCGVFVLEYCRCLALGKPLQFSQGDMPTVRKRIYRELCECKLQELQN